A stretch of Candidatus Dormiibacterota bacterium DNA encodes these proteins:
- a CDS encoding type II secretion system F family protein, with protein sequence MQLYAYRAFTGDGDPVRGLMEATRPGDVRDALAARSLRVVEVRRRRRSLSPATLFPAAFAVRPAQVVMFCRQLATFVRVGIPVTTAVTTIGEQSGGSRMRAACTSMVSDLERGASLSEALAAHPTVFPALMVDMVRAAEVSGDLDAVLGQAGRHIEREAAARRRIHSAMTYPAVVLGMATIIAAGMVAFVLPQFRELFREYHAGLPVAVRLLLGVSDGLREHAVAIALAALVLVLAGGRLLRTDTGRMTRDRLVLRLPLIGRMARAAAVERFCRTLSDMLVAGVPITQIFPVIIATTGNRVYRRALREVAAQMTVGEGFSRPLRRTGLFPPMVTQMIRVGEETGTLDVHLHEASEMYGEELEFRIKRLTAVAEPVLIVGVAVMVGFLAISMVSAIYSLAGAIR encoded by the coding sequence GTGCAGCTCTACGCCTACCGCGCCTTCACCGGCGACGGCGACCCGGTGCGCGGACTGATGGAGGCGACCCGGCCCGGCGACGTGCGCGACGCCCTGGCGGCGCGCTCGCTGCGGGTCGTCGAGGTGCGCCGCCGCCGCCGCTCGCTCTCGCCCGCGACGCTCTTCCCCGCGGCCTTCGCGGTGCGCCCCGCCCAGGTGGTGATGTTCTGCCGCCAGCTGGCCACCTTCGTCCGCGTCGGCATCCCGGTGACCACCGCGGTGACCACCATCGGCGAGCAGAGCGGTGGGTCGCGGATGCGGGCGGCGTGCACCTCGATGGTCTCGGACCTCGAGCGCGGCGCCTCCCTCAGCGAGGCGCTCGCCGCCCATCCCACCGTGTTCCCGGCGCTGATGGTCGACATGGTCCGCGCCGCCGAGGTCTCCGGTGACCTCGACGCCGTGCTCGGCCAGGCGGGGCGTCACATCGAGCGCGAGGCCGCCGCCCGCCGCCGCATCCACTCCGCGATGACCTATCCGGCGGTGGTGCTGGGGATGGCGACGATCATCGCCGCGGGGATGGTGGCCTTCGTGCTGCCCCAGTTCCGCGAGCTCTTCCGCGAGTACCACGCCGGCCTGCCGGTCGCGGTGCGGCTGCTGCTCGGGGTCTCCGACGGGCTCCGCGAGCACGCCGTGGCGATCGCCCTGGCCGCGCTCGTCCTCGTGCTCGCCGGCGGCCGCCTGCTCCGCACCGACACCGGCCGGATGACCCGCGACCGGCTGGTGCTGCGCCTTCCGCTGATCGGCCGCATGGCCCGGGCGGCGGCGGTGGAGCGCTTCTGCCGCACCCTCAGCGACATGCTCGTCGCCGGGGTGCCGATCACCCAGATCTTCCCGGTGATCATCGCCACCACCGGCAACCGGGTCTACCGCCGCGCGCTCCGCGAGGTGGCTGCGCAGATGACCGTCGGCGAGGGCTTCAGCCGGCCGCTGCGGCGCACCGGCCTGTTCCCCCCGATGGTGACCCAGATGATCCGCGTCGGCGAGGAGACCGGCACCCTGGACGTCCACCTCCACGAGGCGTCGGAGATGTACGGCGAGGAGCTGGAGTTCCGGATCAAGCGGCTGACCGCGGTCGCCGAACCGGTGCTGATCGTCGGCGTCGCGGTGATGGTCGGGTTCCTCGCCATCTCCATGGTCAGCGCCATCTACTCGCTCGCCGGTGCGATCAGGTGA
- a CDS encoding prepilin-type N-terminal cleavage/methylation domain-containing protein, translating into MRAVRGGRGGERGVTLVEMLVTVAVMTAGVAAIVGGFAGAERSAAVARGQSALTAALRTASDQLRAAPYLACAGVGEAAGYAVTVTVPGVSVAVTAVTRPDAAPALRSDTGTVTAPATLCTPTGAQASVSPCSATAAEACDHGIQRVTVEVASGGRTLSRDVWKGAGG; encoded by the coding sequence GTGAGGGCGGTCCGGGGCGGGCGCGGCGGCGAGCGCGGCGTCACCCTCGTCGAGATGCTCGTCACCGTGGCGGTGATGACCGCGGGCGTCGCCGCCATCGTGGGCGGGTTCGCCGGCGCCGAGCGCAGCGCCGCGGTGGCGCGCGGCCAGTCGGCGCTGACCGCGGCGCTGCGCACCGCCTCCGACCAGCTGCGCGCCGCCCCCTACCTCGCCTGCGCCGGGGTGGGGGAGGCGGCCGGCTACGCCGTCACCGTCACCGTCCCCGGCGTGAGCGTCGCGGTGACCGCGGTCACCCGCCCCGACGCGGCTCCGGCGCTGCGCTCCGACACCGGCACGGTGACCGCGCCGGCCACCCTCTGCACCCCCACCGGAGCGCAGGCCTCGGTGTCGCCCTGCAGCGCCACCGCCGCCGAGGCCTGCGACCACGGCATCCAGCGGGTCACCGTGGAGGTGGCCTCCGGGGGCCGCACCCTCAGCCGCGACGTGTGGAAGGGGGCGGGCGGGTGA
- a CDS encoding prepilin-type N-terminal cleavage/methylation domain-containing protein — translation MRPARRRLRRQRGMTLIELVVSLSILGVIGVGLTAAVDAGLRTLGTGGVPDRLRGSADVVVLERAVSADVARAGCVVTPAATLGACPPAMADLCAAGAALCLAWPDPAGGCDTVRYRLEGAVLRRESLTASGDLVSAELGREVGAIGADAHPVAGWTDAVTVRITAGPAGRAQQAAFSARPLVGEPRPC, via the coding sequence GTGAGGCCCGCACGCCGCCGCCTCCGCCGCCAGCGGGGGATGACCCTGATCGAGCTGGTGGTATCGCTGAGCATCCTCGGGGTGATCGGCGTCGGCCTCACCGCCGCCGTCGACGCCGGGCTGCGCACCCTCGGCACCGGCGGCGTGCCCGACCGGCTCCGCGGCTCCGCCGACGTGGTGGTGCTGGAGCGCGCGGTGTCCGCCGACGTCGCCCGCGCCGGCTGCGTGGTGACCCCGGCGGCCACCCTCGGCGCCTGCCCGCCGGCGATGGCCGACCTCTGTGCCGCCGGCGCGGCCCTGTGCCTGGCCTGGCCGGACCCCGCCGGGGGCTGCGACACGGTCCGCTACCGGCTGGAGGGGGCGGTGCTCCGGCGCGAGAGCCTGACCGCCAGCGGCGACCTGGTCTCCGCCGAGCTCGGTCGCGAGGTGGGTGCCATCGGCGCCGACGCCCACCCGGTCGCGGGCTGGACCGACGCCGTCACCGTCAGGATCACCGCCGGCCCCGCCGGGCGGGCGCAGCAGGCGGCCTTCAGCGCCCGCCCGCTGGTCGGCGAGCCGCGGCCGTGCTGA
- a CDS encoding prepilin-type N-terminal cleavage/methylation domain-containing protein gives MRQPRRPVRSRRRGESGFTLIELLVVIAILGVLAAIVAFNVSGVHDRGGDAACRTDVGTVQAAVDAYRNDHADATTGAPGPVPTYAQLGQYIRATPHSCARLNADNPDDGAPSIRADGTVTGILPSDGHTRVP, from the coding sequence ATGAGGCAGCCGAGGCGCCCGGTGCGGTCGCGGCGCAGGGGCGAGTCGGGGTTCACCCTGATCGAGCTCCTCGTCGTCATCGCGATCCTGGGAGTTCTGGCCGCGATCGTCGCATTCAACGTGTCCGGTGTTCACGACCGCGGCGGCGATGCGGCCTGTCGCACCGACGTGGGCACGGTGCAGGCGGCGGTCGACGCCTACCGCAACGACCACGCCGACGCGACCACCGGCGCCCCCGGACCGGTGCCCACCTACGCGCAGCTGGGCCAGTACATCCGGGCCACGCCGCACTCGTGCGCGCGCCTCAACGCCGACAACCCCGACGACGGTGCGCCGTCGATCCGCGCCGACGGCACGGTGACCGGGATCCTGCCCTCCGACGGCCACACCCGGGTGCCCTAG
- the accA gene encoding carboxyltransferase subunit alpha, with protein sequence MIEATEAAARERDAIAAVDLARHPGRPRALHVIGRILTDFTELRGDRLFGDDRAVVGGTARLGSRWVMVIGQEKGSDALTRAVHNFGMPHPEGYRKAQRLMRLAERFGLPVVCLIDTPAAHAGIGAEERGQAWAIAESLSLMLGLRVPVVSAVLSEGGSGGALALGVADRVLALERAIYTVAPPETCAAILYRDAAQRARAAAALRPGVDTAHRLGLVDELIPEPEPGAHAHPELVIAALRGALVRHLEELCRLSPDELVAARARRHRLAAG encoded by the coding sequence GTGATCGAGGCCACCGAGGCCGCCGCGCGAGAGCGCGACGCCATCGCCGCCGTCGACCTCGCCCGCCATCCCGGGCGACCCCGCGCGCTGCACGTGATCGGCCGCATCCTCACCGACTTCACCGAGCTGCGCGGCGACCGGCTCTTCGGCGACGACCGCGCCGTGGTCGGCGGCACCGCCCGGCTGGGATCGCGCTGGGTGATGGTGATCGGCCAGGAGAAGGGCTCGGACGCGCTCACCCGCGCGGTGCACAACTTCGGGATGCCCCATCCCGAGGGCTACCGCAAGGCGCAGCGGCTGATGCGCCTGGCGGAGCGCTTCGGGCTCCCGGTCGTCTGCCTCATCGACACCCCGGCGGCGCACGCCGGCATCGGAGCCGAGGAGCGCGGCCAGGCCTGGGCGATCGCCGAGTCGCTGTCGCTCATGCTCGGCCTGCGCGTCCCCGTGGTGAGCGCCGTGCTCAGCGAGGGGGGCAGCGGCGGCGCCCTCGCCCTCGGCGTCGCCGACCGGGTGCTCGCCCTCGAGCGGGCGATCTACACGGTGGCCCCACCGGAGACCTGCGCCGCCATCCTCTACCGCGACGCCGCCCAGCGCGCCCGGGCGGCGGCCGCGCTGCGCCCCGGGGTCGACACCGCCCACCGCCTCGGTCTGGTCGACGAGCTGATCCCCGAGCCCGAGCCCGGCGCCCACGCCCACCCCGAGCTGGTGATCGCGGCGCTGCGCGGAGCGCTGGTGCGGCACCTCGAGGAGCTCTGCCGGCTCAGCCCCGACGAGCTGGTCGCCGCCCGCGCCCGCCGCCACCGATTGGCGGCCGGGTGA
- a CDS encoding acetyl-CoA carboxylase carboxyltransferase subunit beta → MSLRGAPLRGPGPRLRPVAPPGTVACPACARRVVAARWEEMLGVCPACGHHARVPAATRAAQLADPGSLEPVDHVVEDRDPLGFDDGAPYPARIRAARAESGTGEAMVTARAALDGVPAVLVCMEFAFLGGSLGSVAGELFARACELAVDERRALLAVCVSGGARMQEGIVSLAQMARCTTGTALLARARLPYVSVLADPCFGGVTASFATQADVILAEPLARIGFAGGRVIEQATHSRLPEGFQTAEFLLAHGMVDAVVPRAELRATAGRVLRALTAMP, encoded by the coding sequence GTGAGCCTGCGGGGCGCTCCCCTGCGTGGCCCGGGGCCGCGGCTGCGCCCGGTCGCACCGCCCGGCACCGTCGCCTGCCCCGCCTGCGCGCGCCGCGTGGTCGCCGCCCGGTGGGAGGAGATGCTCGGCGTCTGCCCCGCCTGCGGCCACCACGCCCGCGTCCCCGCCGCCACCCGCGCCGCCCAGCTCGCCGACCCGGGCAGCCTCGAGCCGGTCGACCACGTCGTCGAGGACCGCGACCCGCTGGGCTTCGACGACGGGGCCCCCTACCCGGCGCGGATCCGCGCCGCCCGGGCCGAGAGCGGCACCGGGGAGGCGATGGTCACCGCCCGGGCGGCGCTCGACGGCGTGCCCGCGGTGCTGGTGTGCATGGAGTTCGCCTTCCTGGGCGGGTCGCTCGGGTCGGTGGCGGGAGAGCTCTTCGCCCGCGCCTGCGAGCTCGCGGTCGACGAGCGGCGGGCGCTGCTCGCGGTCTGCGTCTCCGGGGGCGCCCGGATGCAGGAGGGCATCGTCTCGCTCGCCCAGATGGCGCGCTGCACCACCGGCACGGCGCTGCTCGCCCGCGCCCGGCTGCCCTACGTGAGCGTGCTCGCCGATCCCTGCTTCGGCGGGGTCACCGCCTCCTTCGCCACCCAGGCCGACGTCATCCTCGCCGAGCCGCTGGCGCGGATCGGCTTCGCCGGGGGACGGGTGATCGAGCAGGCGACCCACTCCCGGCTCCCCGAGGGGTTCCAGACCGCGGAGTTCCTGCTCGCCCACGGCATGGTCGACGCCGTGGTGCCGCGGGCCGAGCTCCGCGCCACCGCCGGCCGGGTGCTCCGAGCCCTCACCGCGATGCCGTGA
- a CDS encoding beta-ketoacyl-ACP synthase III — protein sequence MASPPPTNSTATLALDTAPADARIRAGVLGIGAYAPEGVITNAELEAKVETSDAWIMERTGIRERRRAGSGETASSMGAEAARAALERAGNPRVDAVLVATASPDTLFPSTACLVQRRLDLGGIPAFDLGAACSGFIYGLVVAESLIRSGRIGTALVIGSEAMTSLVDYGDRSTCVLFGDGAGAVVLGAADGGGIHAARWGADGGQADLIYYGTPADDDEAEPGVRMAGKGTFRLAVERLTEMGQGLCADAGWSVDDVHHVIPHQANLRIVEATAKRLGVGMDRVYFNGDRFGNTSSASIPLALADADRTGRLRRGDRIVSVAFGSGATWGGVALEWSLEPPPR from the coding sequence ATGGCGAGCCCTCCGCCGACGAACAGCACCGCGACGCTGGCCCTCGACACCGCCCCGGCGGACGCACGGATCCGCGCCGGCGTCCTCGGGATCGGCGCCTACGCCCCCGAGGGCGTGATCACCAACGCCGAGCTGGAGGCGAAGGTCGAGACCTCCGACGCCTGGATCATGGAGCGCACCGGCATCCGCGAGCGCCGCCGCGCCGGCTCCGGCGAGACCGCCTCCTCGATGGGCGCCGAGGCGGCGCGGGCGGCGCTCGAGCGCGCCGGCAACCCCCGGGTCGACGCCGTGCTCGTCGCCACCGCCAGCCCGGACACGCTCTTCCCCTCGACCGCCTGCCTGGTGCAGCGCCGCCTCGACCTCGGCGGCATCCCCGCCTTCGACCTCGGCGCCGCCTGCAGCGGGTTCATCTACGGCCTGGTCGTGGCCGAGTCGCTGATCCGCTCCGGGCGCATCGGCACCGCGCTGGTGATCGGCAGCGAGGCGATGACCAGCCTGGTCGACTACGGCGACCGCTCCACCTGCGTGCTCTTCGGCGACGGCGCCGGCGCGGTGGTGCTGGGGGCGGCCGACGGAGGCGGCATCCACGCCGCCCGGTGGGGCGCCGACGGCGGTCAGGCGGACCTCATCTACTACGGCACCCCGGCGGACGACGACGAGGCCGAGCCGGGGGTTCGGATGGCCGGCAAGGGCACCTTCCGGCTCGCCGTCGAGCGGCTCACCGAGATGGGCCAGGGCCTCTGCGCCGACGCCGGCTGGAGCGTCGACGACGTCCACCACGTCATCCCCCACCAGGCCAATCTGCGCATCGTCGAGGCCACCGCCAAGCGGCTCGGGGTGGGCATGGACCGGGTCTACTTCAACGGCGACCGCTTCGGGAACACCTCGAGCGCGTCGATCCCGCTGGCGCTCGCCGACGCCGACCGCACCGGCCGGCTGCGCCGTGGCGACCGCATCGTCTCGGTGGCCTTCGGCTCCGGGGCGACCTGGGGCGGGGTCGCCCTGGAATGGTCCCTGGAGCCTCCGCCGAGGTGA
- a CDS encoding L,D-transpeptidase: protein MSTSDPSLQLSRPSHRLRLPHRRRLLVGLALAVVAAILVVGSGTGLGVYHDQQNRLVQARADRAAAKRVIDAAVARAQSDGISTDQLSPVLSAEAALLSGSPLAPHLGWFDNGEIGRLQRQSAGLRSLVGRVDAIQVTATGSARQRVAGVIGELDAAIAAARSVGLDAAADATFLAGVRDTVARAATPTQVDAAVVGVHQHVADLGQRTDAKRAADAAVAALNASQARAQGAVARADGLIAQAARFPQLQIQPWVDAIAAVHPQLAAATTQDQYDAVTAAVSSPANSISTLLSARSSAYGAMADARQAVQSALSYKIDPGTVPSQLDALQSRLDSTGTTSGFGDVASQAGALVAPLQARVVTASLGVGKVILISLHDQSLAAYQDGATFLTTAVTTGRPALPTPTGAFQVLRKSHPWTMHSDFPRWSPYWYPDSPVTYVLWFTNQGHGIHDAPWRATYGPGTEAGGSHGCVNVPFAAEKLLFTWADIGTRVVIRAESMNAPAPSGH, encoded by the coding sequence ATGAGTACCTCCGATCCGTCCCTGCAGCTCAGCCGGCCGTCCCACCGCCTCCGTCTCCCCCACCGTCGCCGGCTCCTGGTCGGGCTCGCGCTCGCCGTGGTCGCCGCGATCCTGGTGGTGGGCTCGGGCACCGGACTCGGCGTCTATCACGACCAGCAGAACCGGCTGGTCCAGGCCCGCGCCGACCGCGCCGCCGCCAAGCGGGTGATCGACGCGGCGGTGGCCCGTGCCCAGAGCGACGGGATCAGCACCGACCAGCTCTCCCCGGTGCTGTCGGCCGAGGCGGCGCTGCTCTCGGGCAGCCCGCTCGCCCCCCACCTCGGCTGGTTCGACAACGGCGAGATCGGCCGGCTCCAGCGCCAGTCGGCGGGCCTCCGCAGCCTGGTGGGCCGGGTCGACGCGATCCAGGTGACCGCCACCGGGAGCGCCCGCCAGCGGGTCGCCGGCGTGATCGGCGAGCTCGACGCCGCCATCGCCGCGGCGCGCTCGGTGGGCCTCGACGCCGCCGCCGACGCCACCTTCCTCGCCGGGGTCCGCGACACCGTCGCTCGGGCGGCGACCCCCACCCAGGTCGACGCCGCGGTGGTCGGGGTCCACCAGCACGTCGCCGACCTGGGGCAGCGCACCGACGCGAAGCGCGCCGCCGACGCCGCCGTCGCCGCCCTCAACGCCAGCCAGGCGCGCGCCCAGGGCGCGGTGGCGCGGGCCGACGGGCTGATCGCCCAGGCGGCGCGGTTCCCGCAGCTGCAGATCCAGCCCTGGGTCGACGCGATCGCCGCGGTGCACCCGCAGCTGGCGGCGGCCACCACCCAGGACCAGTACGACGCCGTCACCGCCGCGGTCAGCTCGCCGGCGAACAGCATCTCCACGCTGCTGTCGGCGCGCTCCAGCGCCTACGGGGCGATGGCCGACGCGCGCCAGGCGGTGCAGAGCGCCCTCTCCTACAAGATCGACCCGGGGACCGTGCCCTCCCAGCTCGACGCCCTGCAGTCGCGGCTCGACAGCACCGGCACCACCAGCGGCTTCGGCGACGTCGCCAGCCAGGCGGGCGCGCTGGTGGCACCGCTGCAGGCCAGGGTGGTCACCGCGAGCCTGGGGGTGGGCAAGGTCATCCTGATCAGCCTCCACGACCAGAGCCTCGCCGCCTACCAGGACGGGGCGACCTTCCTCACCACCGCGGTGACCACCGGCCGGCCGGCGCTTCCGACCCCCACCGGCGCCTTCCAGGTGCTCCGCAAGAGCCACCCCTGGACGATGCACTCCGACTTCCCGCGCTGGTCGCCGTACTGGTACCCGGACAGCCCGGTCACCTACGTGCTCTGGTTCACCAACCAGGGCCACGGCATCCACGACGCGCCCTGGCGCGCCACCTACGGCCCGGGCACCGAGGCGGGGGGCTCGCACGGCTGCGTCAACGTCCCCTTCGCCGCCGAGAAGCTGCTCTTCACGTGGGCCGACATCGGCACCCGCGTGGTGATCCGCGCGGAGTCGATGAACGCCCCCGCCCCCAGCGGCCACTGA
- a CDS encoding Rieske 2Fe-2S domain-containing protein: protein MGLNPYDTPRGRLHRLADISRRQFLLFMGILAALAASLFGGIKTLGFLFPNANLEEPLAFTVDVVPDAITVGNPLQITEKRVSIIRDDAGYYAVYLVCTHLGCTPNYVTNVTSGTGVADDVAKGRGARQAAEQIPNGWACPCHGSRYYIDSTNFYGPAPRPMDWVDVQYSPSGKLVVDRGKLVVQRGAGVTTKPEWRLDPKTKKDNGKTLP from the coding sequence ATGGGCCTGAATCCGTACGACACGCCGCGAGGCCGCCTCCATCGACTGGCGGACATCAGCCGTCGCCAGTTCCTGCTCTTCATGGGCATCCTGGCGGCACTGGCGGCGTCCCTGTTCGGCGGGATCAAGACCCTGGGCTTCCTCTTCCCCAACGCCAACCTCGAGGAGCCGCTCGCCTTCACCGTCGACGTCGTCCCCGACGCGATCACGGTGGGCAACCCGCTGCAGATCACCGAGAAGCGGGTGAGCATCATCCGCGACGACGCCGGCTACTACGCCGTCTACCTGGTCTGCACCCACCTGGGCTGCACTCCCAACTACGTGACCAACGTCACCAGCGGCACCGGCGTGGCCGACGACGTGGCCAAGGGGCGCGGCGCCCGCCAGGCCGCCGAGCAGATCCCCAACGGCTGGGCCTGCCCCTGCCACGGCAGCCGGTACTACATCGACTCGACCAACTTCTACGGGCCCGCCCCGCGTCCGATGGACTGGGTCGACGTCCAGTACAGCCCCTCGGGGAAGCTCGTGGTCGACCGCGGGAAGCTGGTGGTGCAGCGCGGAGCCGGCGTCACCACCAAGCCGGAGTGGCGGCTCGACCCCAAGACCAAGAAGGACAACGGCAAGACCCTGCCCTAG
- a CDS encoding cytochrome b N-terminal domain-containing protein, with product MRATGAGGPNPLVKFASQLWGSIFRHGLPSTDKVAARTALTNFFLHIHPVRVKKSAIRVSYTLCLGGLSFFLFILLTISGLFLMFYYIPSVDQAYQNIKDLQFVETFGLVTRNLHRWAAHGMVITVWLHMARVFYQGSYKPPREFNWAIGSILLVVTLLLSFSGYLLPWDQLAVWAITVGTNMAKYAPIAGPYTRYVMLGGRTVGQGALIRFYVLHVVALPLIGFILMVIHFWRVRKDGFTGGL from the coding sequence ATGAGAGCCACTGGCGCGGGAGGCCCCAATCCGCTGGTCAAGTTCGCGTCCCAGCTGTGGGGCTCGATCTTCCGGCACGGGCTGCCGAGCACCGACAAGGTGGCGGCGCGCACCGCGCTCACCAACTTCTTCCTCCACATCCACCCGGTGCGGGTGAAGAAGTCGGCGATCCGCGTCTCCTACACCCTCTGCCTCGGCGGCCTCTCGTTCTTCCTCTTCATCCTGCTGACCATCAGCGGCCTCTTCCTGATGTTCTATTACATCCCCTCGGTGGACCAGGCCTACCAGAACATCAAGGACCTGCAGTTCGTCGAGACCTTCGGGCTGGTCACCCGCAACCTCCACCGCTGGGCGGCGCACGGCATGGTGATCACCGTCTGGCTGCACATGGCCCGGGTGTTCTACCAGGGGTCGTACAAGCCCCCGCGGGAGTTCAACTGGGCGATCGGCTCCATCCTCCTGGTCGTGACCCTGCTGCTCTCCTTCTCCGGCTACCTGCTCCCCTGGGACCAGCTGGCGGTGTGGGCGATCACCGTGGGAACCAACATGGCCAAGTACGCGCCCATCGCGGGCCCCTACACCCGCTACGTGATGCTCGGCGGCCGCACCGTCGGCCAGGGAGCGCTGATCCGCTTCTACGTGCTCCACGTGGTCGCCCTCCCGTTGATCGGCTTCATCCTCATGGTCATCCACTTCTGGCGCGTCCGGAAGGACGGGTTCACCGGAGGCCTGTAG